The Hyperolius riggenbachi isolate aHypRig1 chromosome 3, aHypRig1.pri, whole genome shotgun sequence genome window below encodes:
- the MBLAC1 gene encoding metallo-beta-lactamase domain-containing protein 1 has translation MSWPGLLCSRMEYVTSPLSTHEIPGSPHSVHILLEGYCRDVGVDRFQADGTVTLVCGPLTVLVDTAGPWSRDIILQALQSRGVAPEDVTHVIGTHGHSDHVGNLNLFPKAEILVSYDLWRDGSYVYHNFRGGEPYLLPGGEGLKVVATPGHTGSDITLLVPGTSLGTVGIAGDVFEREGDEDTWRELSENPDVQEKSRRTLLALADVIIPGHGPPFRVVRAGQEPESP, from the coding sequence TATGTGACGTCGCCACTTTCCACTCATGAAATCCCTGGCTCCCCCCACTCTGTCCACATTCTGCTAGAGGGATATTGCAGAGACGTTGGAGTGGACCGTTTCCAGGCTGATGGCACAGTGACCCTCGTCTGTGGCCCTCTGACGGTTCTGGTGGACACGGCCGGCCCCTGGTCCCGTGATATCATTCTTCAGGCTCTGCAGAGCCGTGGTGTAGCTCCCGAGGACGTCACCCACGTTATTGGCACCCATGGACACTCCGATCATGTTGGTAACCTCAATCTCTTTCCAAAGGCTGAGATCTTGGTGTCCTATGACCTGTGGCGGGACGGCTCCTACGTCTACCACAACTTCCGCGGAGGAGAACCTTACTTGTTGCCTGGCGGGGAAGGCCTTAAGGTCGTGGCTACACCGGGACACACCGGCAGCGACATAACGCTTCTTGTGCCTGGCACTAGTCTTGGCACGGTAGGCATAGCTGGAGATGTCTTTGAGAGGGAAGGCGATGAGGACACTTGGAGAGAACTTAGCGAGAATCCAGATGTTCAAGAAAAGAGTCGTAGGACTTTATTGGCTTTAGCAGATGTGATCATTCCTGGACATGGACCCCCGTTCAGAGTCGTGAGGGCTGGACAGGAACCTGAATCTCCATGA